From a single Solanum dulcamara chromosome 4, daSolDulc1.2, whole genome shotgun sequence genomic region:
- the LOC129886009 gene encoding nectarin-1-like: protein MSVFGKLVVIMTMVMLAISLDKASAGDPDMLQDVCVADLKSSLTVNGYFCKKNFSEIDFSSMAIAKAGATNNTFGSVVTGANVMKVPGLNTLGVSMARIDYAPGGINPPHTHPRATEMIFVLEGELDVGFITTSNVLITKHIVKGEVFAFPRGLVHFQQNNGDVPAAVVAGFNSQLPGTQSIATTLFASSPTVPDHVLTKTFQVGTKEIQKIKSRLAPKK, encoded by the exons ATGTCTGTGTTTGGAAAATTGGTTGTAATTATGACTATGGTTATGTTAGCCATTAGCTTAGACAAAGCTTCTGCTGGAGATCCAGACATGCTTCAAGATGTTTGTGTTGCTGATCTTAAGAGCA GTTTAACCGTAAATGGTTATTTTTGCAAGAAGAACTTTTCAGAAATAGACTTTTCATCAATGGCCATAGCTAAGGCAGGAGCAACCAACAACACATTTGGTTCTGTAGTCACAGGTGCAAATGTCATGAAAGTCCCTGGCCTTAACACACTTGGTGTGTCGATGGCTCGTATCGACTATGCCCCTGGTGGAATTAACCCACCTCACACACACCCTCGTGCCACTGAAATGATCTTTGTTTTAGAGGGTGAATTAGACGTTGGCTTTATTACAACATCTAATGTTTTGATTACAAAACATATTGTAAAAGGTGAAGTGTTTGCTTTCCCTAGAGGACTTGTACATTTCCAGCAGAACAATGGGGATGTTCCGGCAGCTGTCGTCGCGGGCTTCAACAGCCAGTTGCCGGGGACTCAATCGATTGCTACAACGTTGTTCGCTTCATCACCAACTGTTCCTGATCATGTCTTGACTAAAACATTCCAAGTTGGTACTAAGGAAATCCAGAAAATTAAGTCAAGGCTGGCACCTAAGAAATAG
- the LOC129884623 gene encoding nectarin-1-like, with translation MAAFIKMFPLIVVLMALLAINSDKACAGDPDMLQDICVADLTSTIKVNGFSCKNAFSAADFSSMVISKPGATNNTFGSLVTGANVLNIPGLNTLGVSLARIDYAPGGINPPHLHPRATEMIYVLQGQLDVGFITTANVLVAKRIVQGEVFAFPRGLVHFQKNNGHMPAAVIAGFNSQLAGTQSIATTLFAASPSVPDDVLAQAFQIGTMQVRQIKSKFAPRN, from the exons ATGGCTGCCTTTATAAAGATGTTCCCTTTAATTGTAGTACTTATGGCATTATTAGCCATCAACTCAGATAAAGCTTGTGCTGGAGATCCAGATATGCTTCAGGATATTTGTGTTGCTGATCTCACCTCAA CCATAAAGGTGAATGGATTTTCATGCAAGAATGCATTTTCCGCGGCTGATTTCTCGTCAATGGTCATTTCAAAGCCAGGAGCCACAAACAATACATTTGGTTCCCTTGTCACTGGAGCTAACGTTCTGAATATCCCTGGCCTTAACACCCTTGGTGTGTCCCTAGCTCGAATCGACTATGCTCCTGGTGGTATTAACCCACCCCACCTCCATCCACGAGCCACCGAGATGATTTACGTTTTACAAGGCCAATTGGATGTTGGTTTCATTACTACAGCCAATGTATTGGTCGCTAAGCGAATTGTACAAGGAGAAGTCTTTGCTTTTCCTAGAGGACTTGTTCATTTCCAAAAGAACAATGGCCACATGCCAGCAGCTGTTATTGCTGGCTTCAATAGTCAGTTAGCTGGTACGCAATCTATTGCGACAACGTTGTTTGCAGCATCACCTAGTGTTCCTGATGATGTCTTGGCTCAAGCATTCCAAATTGGTACTATGCAAGTTCGGCAAATTAAGTCAAAATTTGCACCCAGGAATTGA
- the LOC129886007 gene encoding germin-like protein 5-1, which translates to MSAFGKLVVIMAMIAISLDKASAGDPDMLQDVCVADLTNSLTVNGYFCKKNFSEIDFSSMAIAKAGATNNTFGSVVTGANVMKVPGLNTLGVSMARIDYAPGGINPPHTHPRATEMIFVLEGELDVGFITTSNVLITKHIVKGEVFAFPRGLVHFQQNNGDVPAAVIAGFNSQLPGTQSIATTLFASSPTVPDHVLTKTFQVGTKEVQKIKSRLAPKK; encoded by the exons ATGTCTGCTTTTGGAAAATTGGTTGTAATTATGGCTATGATAGCCATTAGCTTAGACAAAGCTTCTGCTGGAGATCCAGACATGCTTCAAGATGTTTGTGTTGCTGATCTTACCAACA GTTTAACCGTAAATGGTTATTTTTGCAAGAAGAACTTTTCAGAAATAGACTTTTCATCAATGGCCATAGCTAAGGCAGGAGCAACCAACAACACATTTGGTTCTGTAGTCACAGGTGCAAATGTCATGAAAGTCCCTGGCCTTAACACACTTGGTGTGTCGATGGCTCGTATCGACTATGCCCCTGGTGGAATTAACCCACCTCACACACACCCTCGTGCCACTGAAATGATCTTTGTTTTAGAGGGTGAATTAGACGTTGGCTTTATTACAACATCTAATGTTTTGATTACAAAACATATTGTAAAAGGTGAAGTGTTTGCTTTCCCTAGAGGACTTGTACATTTCCAGCAGAACAATGGGGATGTTCCGGCAGCTGTCATCGCGGGCTTCAACAGCCAGTTGCCGGGGACTCAATCGATTGCTACAACGTTGTTCGCTTCATCACCAACTGTTCCTGATCATGTCTTGACTAAAACATTCCAAGTTGGTACTAAGGAAGTCCAGAAAATTAAGTCAAGGCTGGCACCTAAAAAGTAA